In a single window of the Hoyosella subflava DQS3-9A1 genome:
- a CDS encoding magnesium chelatase subunit D family protein — protein MTHAVSAERGFPFSAIVGQDQLRLALILCAIHPGIGGVLVRGEKGTAKSTVVRALARLLPPVRSQEGPRAARLVELPVGATEDRVVGSIDLERVLRDGERAFQPGLLAHAHEGVLYVDEVNLLHDHLVDVLLDAAAMGRVHVERDGFSHTHPARFVLVGTMNPEEGELRPQLLDRFGLTVDVSASRDVGVRAEVIRRRLEYERDPDRFAARFDGQDTQLAERIAIARDALDSVTLPDREVRRIASLCAEFGVDGMRADLVMARTAIAHAAWRGAVEAGEDDIRAAAELTLPHRQRRDPFDEPGLDQNQLDDAMTKAAQDADSGGPEPDPDDPGPDDPDPNDPGPQDPGPPTSGGHTPPGSGDSAAESADESTGGSSDNAPERKSAPPQGSFRARLLEIPGTGEGAPGRRSRARSQRGRIVRPAAFRGRALHVPATILEAAAQLRSRGRFSVRPTDLRGAEHEGREGNLVVFVVDASGSMAARDRLSAVTGAVVSLLRDAYQRRDKVAVITLRGRQAELVLPPTSSIDIAVRRLDSLRTGGRTPLAEGLVKAREVVLRERVRDAQRRALVVLLTDGRATAGAEPVKRAHRAARLVVDAGIASVTVDCEHGMVRLGLAADLSRHLQGGYVRLAELSADAVTGVVRAAA, from the coding sequence ATGACCCACGCCGTTAGCGCTGAACGAGGGTTCCCCTTCAGCGCAATCGTCGGACAGGACCAGTTGCGCCTCGCGCTGATTCTGTGTGCGATCCACCCCGGTATCGGCGGTGTGCTCGTACGTGGCGAGAAGGGCACCGCAAAATCGACAGTGGTTCGCGCGCTCGCAAGGCTGCTGCCGCCCGTTCGATCACAAGAGGGTCCACGTGCGGCGCGACTCGTTGAACTCCCAGTGGGTGCCACCGAGGACCGCGTGGTCGGGTCAATCGACCTGGAACGCGTGCTTCGCGACGGCGAACGGGCATTCCAGCCCGGTCTGCTGGCGCACGCACACGAAGGTGTGCTGTACGTCGACGAAGTGAATTTGCTGCACGACCATCTGGTTGACGTTCTGCTCGATGCGGCCGCGATGGGCAGAGTGCACGTCGAACGCGATGGCTTCTCGCACACGCATCCCGCCAGGTTCGTTCTCGTGGGGACAATGAACCCGGAAGAGGGTGAGCTGCGGCCCCAGTTGCTGGACCGATTCGGCCTTACCGTCGATGTCTCGGCTTCACGTGATGTAGGTGTGCGAGCGGAAGTGATCCGGCGCCGCCTCGAATATGAACGGGACCCCGATCGGTTCGCCGCTCGATTCGACGGCCAGGACACCCAATTGGCGGAGCGCATCGCAATTGCACGCGACGCGCTCGATTCGGTCACTCTGCCTGACCGGGAGGTGCGGCGCATCGCCTCACTGTGCGCCGAGTTCGGTGTCGACGGAATGCGCGCCGACCTAGTGATGGCACGCACCGCGATCGCGCATGCGGCATGGCGCGGCGCGGTCGAAGCAGGAGAAGACGACATCCGTGCTGCAGCGGAACTGACCCTGCCGCACCGACAGCGCAGGGACCCCTTCGACGAACCCGGTCTTGATCAGAACCAGCTAGACGACGCGATGACGAAGGCAGCCCAGGACGCGGATTCTGGGGGCCCCGAGCCCGACCCAGATGACCCCGGCCCAGACGATCCGGACCCTAACGATCCTGGCCCCCAGGACCCGGGCCCGCCGACTTCCGGGGGGCACACACCTCCTGGCAGCGGCGACTCGGCTGCCGAGAGTGCAGACGAGAGCACTGGTGGCTCCTCAGACAACGCGCCCGAGCGCAAGTCAGCGCCGCCTCAGGGATCGTTCCGGGCGCGTCTGCTCGAGATACCGGGAACAGGAGAAGGGGCGCCTGGGCGTCGATCTCGAGCACGGTCGCAGCGAGGACGAATCGTGCGTCCGGCGGCCTTTCGCGGGCGGGCCCTACACGTTCCGGCGACCATTCTTGAAGCCGCGGCGCAGCTGCGGAGCCGCGGCCGGTTCTCGGTGCGGCCCACAGATTTGCGGGGCGCCGAACACGAAGGCAGGGAAGGCAACCTCGTAGTATTTGTTGTTGACGCCTCGGGCTCGATGGCCGCACGTGACCGCCTTTCGGCGGTCACCGGGGCGGTCGTTTCCCTGCTTCGTGACGCTTATCAGAGGCGAGACAAGGTAGCCGTGATCACCTTGCGGGGGCGTCAAGCTGAACTCGTCTTGCCCCCGACATCGTCGATCGATATCGCGGTTCGCAGGCTCGATTCGCTGCGCACCGGCGGGCGCACCCCACTGGCCGAAGGTCTTGTCAAAGCACGCGAGGTCGTGCTGCGCGAGCGTGTTCGTGACGCGCAGCGACGGGCGCTCGTGGTCCTCCTGACGGACGGGCGCGCCACTGCGGGAGCGGAACCGGTAAAACGAGCGCACCGGGCTGCGCGGCTCGTGGTCGACGCGGGAATTGCGTCCGTCACCGTGGACTGTGAACATGGAATGGTTCGCCTCGGGCTCGCGGCCGACCTTTCTCGTCACCTCCAAGGCGGATACGTGCGGCTGGCTGAGCTTTCAGCGGATGCTGTCACCGGTGTCGTCCGCGCGGCCGCATAG
- the cobO gene encoding cob(I)yrinic acid a,c-diamide adenosyltransferase: protein MPKGVPAAGTVPDDGLTTRERRNLPVFAVHTGPGKGKSTAAFGMALRAWNQGFNVGVFQFVKSAKWRVGEEAALRALGDLHHTTGQGAPVEWHKMGEGWSWIRKHGDNADHAEAARDGWREIQRRLAAETHAFYVLDEFTYPLKWGWVDVGEVVDTLRSRPGRQHVVITGRDAPQELIDAADLVTEMTKLKHPMDAGRKGQRGIEW from the coding sequence ATGCCGAAGGGTGTGCCCGCTGCTGGAACGGTCCCCGACGATGGGCTGACGACCCGTGAACGCCGGAATCTGCCCGTGTTCGCGGTTCACACCGGCCCCGGCAAGGGCAAATCGACTGCCGCTTTCGGAATGGCATTGCGCGCGTGGAATCAGGGCTTCAATGTTGGGGTCTTCCAGTTCGTGAAGAGCGCCAAGTGGCGAGTTGGGGAAGAAGCTGCACTGCGCGCTCTCGGCGATCTTCATCACACCACAGGGCAGGGCGCTCCCGTCGAGTGGCACAAGATGGGTGAGGGTTGGTCGTGGATCCGGAAGCACGGCGACAACGCTGATCACGCGGAGGCTGCCCGGGATGGCTGGCGCGAGATCCAGCGTCGGCTCGCCGCCGAAACACACGCGTTTTACGTCCTCGACGAATTCACGTACCCGCTGAAATGGGGCTGGGTCGACGTCGGAGAGGTCGTCGATACGCTGCGGAGCCGCCCGGGCAGACAGCATGTCGTGATCACTGGGCGCGACGCCCCTCAGGAACTTATCGACGCTGCCGACTTGGTAACGGAGATGACGAAGCTGAAACACCCGATGGACGCTGGCCGGAAAGGGCAGCGAGGTATCGAGTGGTGA
- a CDS encoding cobyrinate a,c-diamide synthase encodes MTVPAVVLAAPSSGSGKTTLATGIMAALRASGLRVAPFKVGPDYIDPGYHSLATGRPGRNLDPVLTSPELVGPLFQHGSAGCDIAIVEGVMGLFDGRIGSAELAEGSTAQVAALLGAPVVLVVDVRGHSQSLAALLHGFATFDPRVRIAGVILNQVGSDRHEHVLREACDRAGMPVLGVVPRDGNVSLPSRHLGLVTAAEHGGAADAAIRAMGELARSCIDLPGLRQIARSAVLAEAWSPGGALGESSGAGYQRRPVIAVASGPAFTFRYAEHDELLRAAGADIAVFDPLSDGLPEGTTGIVLPGGFPELYAAALAENVALLSQVRDAAAAEVPIVAECAGLLYLSRKVDLYPMAGVIAADAVFGKRLVLGYRDAAALSDSVAFRAGERVTGHEFHRTHLLENERTDAAWGWRDHAGALVREGFVGNSVHASYLHTHPAGHPSSVARFVAAARAKQPVVESRPAIAP; translated from the coding sequence GTGACCGTTCCCGCCGTTGTTCTGGCTGCGCCCTCGTCTGGCAGCGGAAAAACAACACTAGCCACCGGGATTATGGCGGCGCTGCGCGCTTCAGGACTACGTGTCGCGCCGTTCAAGGTCGGGCCTGATTACATCGACCCCGGGTACCATTCGCTCGCGACGGGACGGCCGGGACGCAATCTCGACCCTGTGCTGACCAGTCCGGAGCTCGTTGGTCCGCTGTTCCAGCACGGCTCCGCGGGGTGCGATATCGCCATCGTCGAGGGGGTCATGGGCCTTTTCGACGGCCGTATTGGTTCCGCTGAGCTGGCCGAAGGCTCCACCGCTCAGGTAGCTGCGCTGCTCGGAGCCCCAGTCGTACTGGTTGTTGATGTTCGCGGCCACAGCCAGAGTCTGGCGGCGCTGCTGCACGGGTTCGCCACTTTCGATCCGAGGGTCCGGATCGCTGGAGTGATTCTCAATCAGGTGGGAAGTGACCGCCACGAGCACGTCCTGCGTGAAGCATGCGACCGCGCTGGAATGCCCGTTCTCGGCGTTGTACCGCGCGATGGCAACGTTTCGCTGCCGTCTCGCCACTTGGGCCTCGTGACCGCTGCCGAGCACGGAGGCGCAGCAGACGCGGCTATCCGTGCAATGGGGGAATTAGCACGCTCGTGTATCGACCTGCCGGGCCTCCGCCAGATCGCCCGATCCGCAGTGCTGGCTGAGGCCTGGAGCCCCGGTGGTGCGCTGGGGGAGAGCAGCGGAGCTGGTTATCAGCGCCGGCCCGTGATTGCTGTAGCGAGTGGGCCTGCCTTCACGTTCCGGTACGCGGAGCACGACGAATTGCTGCGCGCAGCAGGCGCGGACATTGCCGTTTTCGACCCGTTGTCCGATGGTCTGCCCGAGGGTACGACGGGGATCGTGCTGCCAGGTGGCTTCCCAGAGCTCTACGCGGCAGCGCTTGCGGAGAACGTGGCATTGCTCAGCCAGGTGCGCGACGCAGCGGCGGCTGAGGTGCCTATCGTCGCCGAATGCGCAGGCTTGCTCTACCTCTCTCGCAAGGTTGATCTTTATCCGATGGCGGGCGTTATCGCCGCTGATGCCGTGTTCGGGAAGCGCCTCGTCCTCGGGTATCGGGACGCGGCCGCGCTGTCCGACTCCGTGGCATTCCGTGCGGGCGAACGCGTCACTGGCCACGAATTCCACCGGACGCATCTATTGGAAAATGAGAGAACCGACGCAGCGTGGGGGTGGCGCGACCACGCAGGCGCGTTAGTGCGTGAAGGATTCGTCGGCAACTCAGTTCATGCGTCGTATCTCCACACTCATCCGGCCGGTCATCCGTCATCGGTTGCGCGTTTCGTTGCTGCCGCACGTGCTAAGCAGCCTGTGGTTGAGTCGCGGCCAGCGATCGCGCCGTGA
- a CDS encoding cobalamin biosynthesis protein — MNVPAAIAAAGLGVSPRAQTGDVTAMLWDLAEQAGVTTFDAVGTLDQRKHLPAFVDGVQNFGLFAIEGFAATVLDDILVPNPSLRVASHTGTASVAEAAAICAALRCAEAVTDTAYALGESCVDEMCCDSPWRKALIPVTAALPSEVRSCIHVRVPKTTGNLVTGAVAVATWRHP; from the coding sequence GTGAACGTTCCTGCCGCGATTGCCGCAGCAGGGCTCGGGGTATCGCCGCGCGCTCAGACTGGTGACGTCACGGCGATGCTTTGGGACTTGGCCGAGCAGGCTGGTGTCACTACCTTTGACGCGGTGGGCACGCTGGACCAGCGGAAACACTTGCCCGCTTTCGTTGACGGCGTGCAGAACTTCGGGCTTTTCGCAATTGAGGGTTTCGCGGCGACGGTCCTTGACGACATACTCGTCCCGAACCCTAGTCTGCGGGTCGCATCTCACACCGGCACGGCCAGCGTTGCCGAGGCCGCGGCCATCTGTGCTGCTCTGCGGTGCGCGGAGGCGGTAACGGACACGGCATACGCCCTCGGTGAGAGTTGCGTCGATGAAATGTGTTGCGACTCGCCGTGGCGGAAGGCCCTCATTCCAGTGACGGCGGCACTGCCCTCAGAGGTGCGTTCCTGCATCCATGTCCGCGTCCCGAAAACTACGGGAAACCTCGTCACCGGCGCGGTCGCTGTCGCGACCTGGCGGCACCCCTGA
- the cobA gene encoding uroporphyrinogen-III C-methyltransferase: MAGDNPVYLAGLALAGRRVVVIGGGSVAQRRVPLLVSVGAEVEVITREATAAVEGMAASGHITLTLRDYAPGDLSDAWYAIASTNDPEVNAAIVAEAEELRIFCVRADNAREGTAVTPASMSYEGLNVGVVAGGDHRRSASIRSAILEALQSGVIDDHPEDGARRSGVALVGGGPGDPDLITVRGRRLLAQADVVVADRLAPPELLAELGPHVEVIDASKIPYGRAMAQEAINDTLIARARAGKFVVRLKGGDPYVFGRGYEELLACAEAGISVTVVPGITSAIAVPAAAGVPVTHRGVSHEFVVVSGHVPPGHPQSLVDWPALGRMKGTIVLLMGVERIDQFAAALIGGGRVETTPVTVIQEGTTRTQRVAHALLGNVAETVKQEEIRPPAIIVIGPVAGLALNLAETNHGSVND; encoded by the coding sequence GTGGCCGGGGACAATCCTGTGTATCTGGCGGGTCTTGCGCTTGCTGGGCGGCGAGTGGTCGTTATCGGCGGCGGATCGGTGGCTCAGCGACGAGTGCCGTTACTTGTCTCCGTTGGTGCTGAGGTCGAAGTCATCACGCGTGAAGCGACGGCCGCTGTCGAGGGGATGGCCGCGTCCGGCCACATCACGCTCACGCTGCGCGACTACGCACCAGGTGACCTCTCGGACGCGTGGTACGCGATTGCGTCCACGAACGACCCGGAGGTCAATGCCGCTATCGTCGCTGAGGCGGAGGAGCTGCGGATCTTCTGTGTGCGGGCCGACAACGCTCGCGAGGGCACTGCTGTCACCCCCGCGTCGATGTCCTATGAGGGACTGAATGTCGGCGTGGTTGCTGGGGGAGACCATCGCCGGTCCGCCTCAATCCGGTCCGCCATCCTGGAAGCCCTGCAGTCCGGCGTCATCGATGACCACCCAGAGGACGGCGCACGGCGCAGTGGTGTCGCGCTTGTCGGCGGGGGGCCGGGCGACCCGGACCTGATCACCGTGCGTGGGCGTCGGCTGCTTGCGCAAGCCGATGTGGTCGTCGCTGACCGGCTGGCGCCGCCGGAGCTTCTGGCGGAACTGGGCCCGCACGTCGAGGTGATCGACGCATCGAAGATCCCCTATGGGCGGGCGATGGCTCAGGAAGCAATCAACGACACTCTGATCGCGCGTGCCCGCGCCGGGAAATTCGTCGTGCGGCTCAAAGGGGGCGACCCTTACGTATTCGGCCGGGGATACGAAGAGCTGCTCGCGTGCGCCGAAGCTGGGATATCCGTCACAGTTGTGCCAGGAATCACAAGTGCGATCGCGGTGCCCGCCGCAGCCGGAGTTCCAGTCACTCATCGGGGTGTCTCACATGAGTTCGTGGTCGTCAGCGGACACGTACCACCCGGTCATCCTCAATCACTTGTCGACTGGCCGGCGCTGGGACGCATGAAAGGCACGATCGTGCTGCTCATGGGGGTCGAACGGATTGATCAATTCGCTGCAGCACTCATCGGTGGCGGACGCGTCGAGACGACTCCAGTGACAGTCATCCAGGAGGGCACCACTCGAACTCAGAGGGTTGCCCACGCGCTGCTCGGCAACGTTGCAGAAACGGTCAAACAGGAGGAAATTCGCCCTCCTGCAATCATTGTGATCGGCCCTGTGGCGGGACTCGCACTGAATTTGGCTGAAACGAATCACGGTTCAGTGAACGATTGA